One genomic region from Bacillus sp. 2205SS5-2 encodes:
- the meaB gene encoding methylmalonyl Co-A mutase-associated GTPase MeaB: MEKGFSHRVKKANEPSVLEIYNGILRSERAWLARGITLLESKAHRHQQQAQDLLSKVLSHTGKSIRIGITGVPGVGKSTFIEALGLYLCEKGHRVAVLAVDPSSSLSGGSILGDKTRMEQLSNHPNAFIRPSPTAGTLGGVHRKTRETIYLCEASGYDIILIETVGVGQSEFSVRSMVDFFLLLVLTGAGDELQGMKKGIMELTDCIVVNKADGENQPLAEKTKAEYNQILHFLAPATPGWEAQAFTCSSIKEQGLEEIWQVIERFKVLTIQSNQFQKRRKQQNLEWLQSSIVDNLLRSFYEHQEVKRELPLLKTKVEDGETTVQSALLRLLNLYQNKE; encoded by the coding sequence ATGGAGAAAGGCTTTTCTCATCGTGTGAAAAAAGCGAACGAGCCATCTGTGTTAGAGATATATAATGGCATATTACGTAGTGAGCGGGCCTGGTTAGCAAGAGGAATAACACTACTTGAGAGTAAAGCGCATCGCCATCAACAACAAGCACAGGATCTTTTGAGTAAAGTTCTCTCGCATACGGGAAAATCTATCCGGATTGGCATCACAGGAGTGCCTGGGGTGGGGAAGAGTACCTTTATTGAAGCACTTGGCCTATATTTATGTGAAAAAGGTCATCGGGTGGCAGTTTTAGCAGTGGACCCATCTTCTTCCTTATCTGGTGGGAGTATTTTAGGTGATAAGACAAGGATGGAGCAGTTATCTAATCATCCGAACGCCTTTATTCGTCCATCACCTACTGCAGGTACCTTAGGGGGGGTCCACCGAAAAACCAGGGAAACGATCTACTTGTGTGAAGCTTCTGGATACGATATTATTCTCATCGAAACAGTCGGTGTCGGACAAAGTGAATTTAGTGTCCGCAGCATGGTAGATTTTTTCCTTCTACTTGTCCTAACTGGAGCCGGGGATGAGTTGCAAGGAATGAAAAAAGGAATCATGGAGTTAACGGACTGCATTGTCGTCAATAAAGCTGATGGCGAAAATCAACCTCTTGCTGAAAAAACAAAAGCAGAATACAATCAGATCTTGCATTTTCTAGCCCCTGCAACGCCAGGGTGGGAAGCGCAGGCATTTACGTGTTCCTCCATAAAAGAACAAGGTTTAGAAGAGATATGGCAGGTAATAGAACGGTTTAAAGTTCTAACCATTCAATCGAATCAATTTCAAAAGAGAAGAAAGCAGCAAAATCTTGAGTGGCTTCAGTCCTCGATTGTGGATAATCTCCTTCGGTCTTTTTATGAACATCAAGAGGTAAAAAGGGAATTGCCCCTTCTTAAGACAAAAGTAGAAGACGGGGAAACAACCGTTCAATCCGCTTTACTGAGGTTGCTTAACCTGTATCAAAATAAAGAGTAG
- a CDS encoding topology modulation protein: protein MKKILVMGISAGVGKSTFARKLAEKINIDVYHLDTMYWKSGWKEASLEEFSTKQKEIVEKDVWIIEGNYRSTNHIRIPHADTIIYLELPLYLCLFRVIKRYFTNIGQNRPDMGDGCTEKLDWAFLKFIYTTYHPRKEKMEELFQKFLEGDPKRRVIKLTTRKEIRQYSPEIKQ, encoded by the coding sequence ATGAAAAAAATTTTAGTGATGGGGATTTCAGCGGGAGTTGGAAAGTCTACTTTTGCTAGGAAGCTAGCAGAAAAAATCAACATAGACGTGTATCATCTAGACACGATGTATTGGAAATCAGGCTGGAAGGAGGCTTCTTTAGAAGAATTCTCTACGAAACAAAAGGAAATCGTGGAAAAAGATGTATGGATTATCGAAGGAAATTATCGTAGTACGAATCACATTCGCATACCTCATGCTGACACGATTATCTATTTAGAACTCCCACTATATCTCTGCCTATTTCGTGTAATTAAGCGATATTTCACTAATATTGGTCAAAACCGTCCTGATATGGGTGATGGCTGTACAGAAAAGTTAGACTGGGCCTTCCTCAAGTTTATTTACACAACCTACCATCCAAGAAAAGAAAAGATGGAAGAGTTATTTCAAAAATTTCTAGAGGGAGACCCGAAGCGAAGGGTGATAAAATTAACAACTAGAAAAGAAATTCGCCAATATTCTCCTGAGATAAAGCAATAA
- a CDS encoding L,D-transpeptidase produces the protein MLFAICLVFSPIWPLGENPLPGDPIVIVNKQTNELAFIVDEEVVHIYSVATGKTENLTPEGTFTVTVKAENPFYRKKNIEGGSPDNPLGTRWIGFDAEGTDGRIYGLHGTNAPNSIGQYLSNGCIRLSNTMIEQLYEKTPLGTKVHILSSPLPFEQIAKEIGAIS, from the coding sequence TTGCTATTCGCTATCTGTTTAGTGTTCTCACCCATTTGGCCACTCGGAGAAAATCCATTACCAGGCGACCCAATAGTCATCGTCAATAAACAGACGAATGAACTGGCTTTTATTGTCGATGAAGAAGTGGTTCATATTTATTCAGTAGCGACAGGAAAAACGGAGAACTTAACACCTGAAGGTACGTTTACCGTCACTGTAAAAGCTGAAAATCCTTTTTACCGTAAAAAAAACATTGAAGGAGGATCTCCTGATAACCCACTTGGGACACGCTGGATTGGATTTGACGCAGAGGGTACAGATGGAAGAATCTATGGTTTGCATGGAACGAATGCTCCTAATAGTATTGGTCAGTATCTCTCGAATGGGTGTATTCGGTTAAGTAATACTATGATTGAACAACTCTATGAAAAAACCCCCTTAGGTACAAAAGTTCATATCCTCTCGTCCCCCCTTCCTTTTGAGCAAATCGCCAAAGAAATCGGTGCTATATCTTAG